The Streptomyces sp. ICC1 DNA window GGAGTCGGGTCCTGCGTGCGTATCGTGGTCGGCCGGTACGTCGCGAAGACGCCCGCTATGGCCTCCACGACCTGATCCCTGGTGTACGAGAACGAGGGCTTGACCGGAGTCCCGGAGGCGAGCTGGGCGCCCAGGGCGGGGACCCTGCCGTCCCACAGTCCGCGCAGGCTGTCCGGATTGTCGCCGGAGATGCTGCGGGCCTCGCGCAGCTGCATCCAGACCAGGTTGACCTCGGGCCTGGCGACGAGGACGTCCACCTCGGCCCGGCCCCCGCCGGCGGTGGGTATGGACTTGCGCTGCCAGGCGCTGGTCCGGTTCCCGGTGGCCATCTGGGCATAGGCGGCGCGGATGCCGTTCTGCCGGGCTTCGGCGTAGGCGGCGTGGTCGGCGGGCCCGGCGGGATCCTGCAGGTGCGGGCTGTGGGCCTCGTTGCGGCCGTCGGCCTCGCCGGAGGTGAGGTAGACGGTGGAGACCTCGACGCCCGTCGATATGGAGCGGCTCAGGTCCGGGTTCATGAAGAAGAGGTCGTCGTCGGGGTGCGCGACGACTTGGAGGACCGTGCCCTCGGTCACACTCGACGGGAGCGCCGCCTCGGGGGCCGCCGGCTCCTGCGCGCTCCCGTGTCCGTAGGCCCAGGTGGTCACCCCGGCGCCGGCGACGGCGAGCGTGGTGAGCAGGGCCGCGAGGCGGGTGCGGCTGGCCAGGGACATCGAGAACGCCTTGAGGATCGGTCCGGTGCGGAATTCCGCCGAGGGGGGTGGGTCGGTGCCCCGATGGCCCCACCGCTTCCGGAGGCGACCGGGCCCGATTATGCCTCGGGTGCTTGCGGCTGACACACCCTCAAGAGGCATATGAAGGCATACAATCCGATCACTCCCATTCATCGGATACATCCCATTTGTCATCATTGGGGATGTGGGTGGGTGCGTTCTGCCGACCGCGGGAGCGTGCCGGGCACCGCTTCTTCCGGGCGCTGCGCCGACGGGGCGGGACGCCGACCGAGACGGGGGTCACACCCGGCTCAACGGCCACCGGCCACCGGCCACGGGCCGGGGGCCGTCGCCGGTGTGCGGCGGCGGCCCCCGGTGGGGTGCGAAGGGTGGATCAGCCGGTGAAGCCGGTCGTGATGGAGGTGAACTGCCAGTCGCTCTGGGCGATGCCGGAGCAGGTCTCCTGCAGGCCGCCGCCGGGGCAGCCGCGGTCGCGGTTCACCGACCAGAAGGCGAGGCGCGCGATGTGGTGGGAGTTGGCCCAGTTGCGGATGTCGGTCCAGTTCTGGACGGTCGTGGTCTCCTGGGTGTCGCTGATGCCGTTCATGCCCGAGATGCCGATGTGGGCGTAGGCGGTCGCGTCGTCCCATCCGTAGGTGGACTTGAGCTTGGCCTTCAGGCCCTCGGTCGCGCTGACGGTGCTGGCGTACATGTCGGTCGAGGCGTTGCCGAAGTCGAACGGCATGATGGTGAAGACGTCGATGCCGGTGTTGAGCGCCTTCGACTGCTCTATCAGTCGGTTGCCCCAGCTGGTCGGGCCGGTGGTGCTGGTGCCGAAGGTCAGGATGGTCTTCAGGCCGGGGTTGTTCTGCTTGACGATCTTGAGTGCCCCCAGGATGCGGTCCTGGACCACGGCGTTCTCGAACTCGTCCGTGTTCTCGATGTCCACGTCGATGGCCTTGAGGCCGTAGGCGCTGATGACCTGCTGGTAGGCGCCGGCCAGGGCCTCGGCGCTGGAGCAGTTGGGGCCGAGCTTGTTGCCCTGCCAGCCGCCGATGGAGGGCACGATGTCACCGCCCGCCGCGCGGATCGAGGCGATGGTGCTCTGGTCCACACCGCCGGTCAGCGGGCGCTGGCCGTCCCAGGACGGGTTGCACCCGCCGGAGGAGAGGATGAAGGCCATGGTGAACCACTTGGCGCCGGTCGCGTTCATCACGCTCGTCGCGCTCGGTGGGTTGCCCCAGCCCAGGTAGAGGTACGGTGCGGCCTGCTTGAAGCCGGTCGGCGGTGTGGTCCCGTTGTCGGTGGTGACGTTGACCGGGTTGGAGGCGGGCGAGCTGTTCCCGGCGAGGTCGCGGGCGCGGACCGTGAACCCGTAGGCCGTGTTGGGGGTCAGGCCGCTCACGGTGACGCTGGTGGTGGTCGAGGTGGCGACCTTGTTGCCGCCCTGGAAGACGTCGTAGCCGGTGACGCCGACGTTGTCCGTGGACGCCGTCCAGGCCAGGGACGCGGTGGTGGAGGTCTTGCCGGTGGAGGCGAGGCTTCCGGGCGTGGTGGGCGCCTGCGTGTCGACGGTGCCGCCGGGTCCGTCCAGGGTGATGTCGTCGGCGTGGTAAGTGCCCTGCCCGTACCAGCCGTTGAGGTAGACCTCGGCGCTGGTCTGGGAGGCGCCGGTGGTGAAGCTGACGGTCAGCTTGGTGTAGGCGGCGGCCGAGGGGGTCCAGGTGGAGGCCCCGCCGGTGACCCCGAGGTAGACGTAGCTGCCGCGGACCCAGGCGGAGAGGGTGTAGGTGGTGTTGGGCTGCACGGCGACCGTCTGCGTGCACTTGGCGTTGTCGGAGGCGCTCGCCGCTCCGGCGAGCGCCTTGCTCCCGCCGTGCACGGGGGATCCGACCACGGAGCCCAGGCCTCCGGAACAGGACCAGCCGGCCGTGCTGCCGGTCTCGAAGTCGCCGTTGCCGAGCAGGTTGGCGCCGAACGCCGCACCGGGAGAGGTCAACACCGCGGCCGCGCCGAGCAGGGTGGCGCCGAGGCCGCAGGCCAGACGGGTTCGGATTCTGGTGCTGGTGCTGGTACGCAAGGAAGTGCCTCCAGTGGGAATGGGGGGACGGCGCGAAGCGCGAAGCGCGGGGCGTACGGCCGCTGGACGTGGGGGAGTCGGCGGCGGGAGGGAGCCCGCCGAAGGGTCGTACGCCGGGTGGGGCAGGGGAGTTGGCTTCGTGGCGACTGCGTGACGGCTTCGTGGCCGGGAACCTAATCCTCCGGAAGGGCCGCCGTCAACAGGTCTGGACCAACTGGAAGTTGGTTACCCCAATCGGAAAGTTTCCTAACCGTGAGGGTTGACAAGGGGGCCGCGTTTTCGCGAGCCTGGCCCGACAGAGTGGCCACACCCGCCCCTAGTGGAGCCCCCGCCGCGGGGCATTTCGGCCCGCCGTGGGGCAGCCGGCCCACGGCGGATCGACAGGCCCACGGCGTGCCGACAGGCCACGGCGGATCGGTGCTCCTCAGCCGATGAGCGCCTCGGTGATCTGCCGCGTGGTCTGCGCGGCGACGCGCGGGTCGGTGGCCGCGGCGTGGACGTACGCGTTCAGTCCGGTGGCCAGGGCCCAGCCGCGGCCCCGGGTCCAGGTGGCGCCGTCCACGCCGAGCGCGGTACGGAAGGCGGCCCGGCTCCGGGCGGACATCAGGGTGAAGGCGATGGTCAGGTCGCGGGCCGGGTTGCCGATGCCGAGGCCGCCGAAGTCGATGACCGCGCTGAGGCGGCCGTCGACGGTCAGCAGGTTGCCGGTGTGGAGGTCGCCGTGGAACCAGACCGGAGCCCGGTCCCAGCCGGGGGCTCCCAGCGCCGCGTCCCACAGCCCGGTCATGGCCGCGGCGTCGAACGCGTCGCCGACCCGCGCGATGGCGGCGCGCGTCGCACGGTCCCGGTCGGCGAGCGGCTCGGCGGTGAGGTCGTCGCGGACGCCCCCGGCCGGGACGGCCACGGGTGTGAACCGCTGAAGGGCGGTCAGGAACCTCGCCAGCTCGACGGCGGCCTCCGACGAGTCGGCCAGTGCCTCGACGGTCGCGACCTCCCCGTCCAGCCAGCGGGAGACCGACCAGGGCCACGGATAGCCGAGGCCGGGCCGGCCCACCGCCACCGGTACCGGGATGGCCAGCGGCAGGTGCGGGGCGAGCCGGGGCAGCCACTCGGACTCCTTCTCGGCGTGCCCGATGACCCCGGAGCCGCGGGGCAGCCGGACCGACAGCTCCTCGCCCAGCCGATGGATCACATGGTCCGCGCCGGCCGGGTCGAGGAGTCTGAGGGGCAGCCCGGCCCACTGCGGGAACTGCGCGTCGACCAGGCGTCGGACCAGTGCGGCGTCGATCACCGGGCGGGTGTGCGAGGCCGTCTCGGTCTCCAAGGACAACTCCTGCCGTCGGCCCGCTCCGTGGCGGCGGGCGGCCGGAGCCATCACAGTGCGCCGCGCGCCCGCCTGTCGAGCGGTTTTCCGGTCGGGGACGATTGCCGGGATCGCTGCCGGGGCGGCCGCGCCGTCACGAGGCGATCATGCGCGCGCTGACCTTCTCTGGACATACGCGCCGTGCGAGGGTTGCCTGGCCCCGGACCGCTCGCGAATCCCCCAAAGAAACTCTGCAAAAATACTTTTGGAAAAGCCTCGGGCAGTTCTACGATCCCGTCATGGTCAGCGAAGAGCGCAAGCGCGTACTCGATCCCGAACAGGACGCGGCAGCCCTGAAGGCACTCACCCACCCGCTGCGCATCCGGCTGCTCGGGATGCTGCGCCAGGACGGCCCGGCCACAGCCAGTGAACTCGCGGTCAGGACCGCGGAGTCGTCCGCCTCCACCAGCTATCACCTGCGGGTTCTGGCGAAGTACGCGTTCGTCGCGGAGGCCGGGAACCGCGACGGCAGGGAGCGCCGCTGGCAGGCGGTGCACTCCCTGACCTCCTGGAGCAACAAGGCCATGGAGGGCTCGCCGGACAGCCTGGCCTGGGTCAGCCTGTCGCGCAGGGCCCAGGTCGAGCACCTGGAGCGCTCCCTCGCCCGGCACGAGGCCGACATCGCCGACGGCCGGCTCGCCCGGGAATGGGTCGAGCCGTCCGGAATGAGCGACCTGATGCCCCGTCTGACCCCGGAGTCCCTCACCGAACTGTGGGAAGCGCTCGACCGGAAGCTGGCGGAGCTGACCGCCCGCGATGCTGCGGATCCGCGCGCCACGCAGGTCATGCTCCTCACCGCCGGGCTGCCCCTGGCCCCGCACGACCCCGGCGCGGAGCCGCAACCCGCCGCCGCAGCGGGGTCGGGCCCGGCGGCGGGCCCCGCGACAGGCCCTGCGGGCACGGACCTCACGGGCACGGACCTCGCAGGCACGGACCTCACGGGCACGGAAGCCGAGGACGCGTCGTGACCGGGCCGCTGCTGGACATATCCTCCGCACGCCGCCGCTACGTCACCGTCTGCGTCCTGTTCTGGCTGCCGCTGGGACTGACCATCGCCCCCCTGATCCTGCTGTTCACCGAGCGCGGCATGGCCATGACCGCCATCGCGGGCTTCTTCGCCGCGCACTCCCTCACCGCCGCCGCGCTCGAACTCCCCACCGGAGGGCTGTCCGACGTCCTGGGCCGCCGCTCCGTCCTGGCCGCCGCCGGCGTCCTGAACCTGACCGCCCTCACCCTCGTGGGCCTGGGCACCACCGCCTGGACGCTCGGAGCCGGCATGGCCCTCATGGGAGCGGGCCGCGCCCTGTCCAGCGGACCGGCCGAAGCCTGGTACGTCGACACCGTCCACGCGCACTCGGGCCCCGACACCGAACTGCGCACCGGACTCGCCCGCGGCTCCTCCGCGACGTCCGCCGCCCTCGCAGCGGGCACGCTACTCGGTGGCGTCCTTCCCTGGCTGCTCGGACTCGGCCCCGAGCTCGGCGATCGACTGAGCGAAGCGAGCTCGGGACTGGTCCTGCCCCTCTCCACCCCGCCGCTCCTGGGCGCGGCCGTCGAGATCGCCTTCGTCCTGTACGTCCTGACCGCGCTGCGGGAGCCGCCCCGACCGGCGGCCACCCTGCGCGGGGTGCTCCGCGGCATCCCGACAACCGTCCTGGAGGGGCTGCGCCTCGGCGGCCGCGACGCGCTGGTCCGCCGGATCCTCCTCAGCGCGGGGGCCGCCGGCAGCGCCCTCGCCGCGATCGAACTGCTGACGCCGGGCCGGGCCGCGGCCCTCACCGGCGGATCGGGATCGGGCGCGGTGCTCTTCGCCGCGCTCGCGTGCGCCGGATTCGTCTGCTCCGCCGTGGGCAGCCACCTCGCGCCGCTGACCGCCCGGCTCGCGGGAAGCGGCGAGCGCGCCGTCCTGGTGAGCCTCGGCACCAGCGCGACGGGGCTGCTCCTGCTCGGCGCCACCGCGGCGGCCTCCGGAGCGGCCTCCATGGTCCTCGCCGTCACCGGCTACGGCATGGTCTACCTCGGCCTCGGCTCGGCGGGACCGAGCGAGAACGACATCCTGCACCGCCGCGTCCCCAGCGCGGGCCGGGCCACCGCGCTGTCCGTCCAGTCGCTCACCCTGCAACTGACGGCGGCCCTCACCGGCCTGGTCATCGGCTCCCTTCCGGCAGGGCCGCTGCCCTGGCTGCTGGGAGGCGCCGTGCTGCTGGCCGGAGCCCTCCTGTGGATCCGGCGCGGCGGGCCCGTACCCCCCGCTCTGCCGACACTGCCCCAGCCGCGGCCCCACTCCCTTCGGAGCCGGCCGGCAGAGGCCCTTCAGTCGCCGGAGAACCCCCAGAAGTAGATCTCCTCGGGCCGGCCACCGGCATCGTGCAGGACCGCGCACCTGCCGAACCAGCTTCGAGCGGCAAGCGGTTCCAGCGCGTTTATGTGTGCCCGGGTGGGGCGGTCGGTCCTGGCCAGCCGGCGAGCCTCGAGGGGCTGGACGGGCTGCACGGTGCAGTAGTCGGGTTCCTCACCCGGCCGCAGCATCCTGTGCATGTCCAGGATCGAGTGCGTCCCTTCCTCCTGGACCCGCTCGTCCTCCCACAACTCGGCGAGCGTCGACGGCCGCCCCCTGGGCTTGCCGCCGTCGTCTTCGGCGTCGGGATCCCAGTAGTAGTCACCCGTCTCGAAGACCCTCCGCCGCAGCGCGTCCAACGCCGCCCCGAGATCCTCCTGGTAAGGAACGTAGTACTCCCACCCCGACGCACCCACGACAACCGCCCCCGTATCCGGTTCCAAGCCTCTGACCGAAGCTAACAGCGGCCACTGACAAGCCCGGGCGATCAGGCGCGGCACCGGGTGGAGCGTCAGACCTGCCGCCGCAGCCACGAGTCGAGAGCCTTGCTCAGGTCGATTGGATGGCGATGGTCCGGCCATCTGGGTCCGTGAGTAGGTGGTGGCCGGGTGCCAGCGGGGGTTTCGCGGAGGTACCGGGAATGGTGAGGCCCAGGCGAAGGACGCTGGTCTCGCGGCCGGGGCGTGCCGGGTAGATCTCGAAGACCGTGCCGTCCGCGAAGACGGCCGCGTAGTGGCGGGGGCCCTGGCCGTGCTGCTCGGTTGCGAAGCGCAGGCCGAGGTCGCTGTAGAAGTCTCGGCATGCTTCAAGCTGGGGCGAGTACAGGACCAGCAGGGTCGCACGGATGCTGCTCGGTTCACTCATGGGGCTCCTGGCGGGCACGGTGAAGCGGACTCTGACGCAACGCGGCAAGGGCCGGACAGGGCGCACAGGTCACCCTGGTCGTGCTGCGGCTGAGGCTGGGGCTGGGGCTCCGCAGGCTGCGGGCCGGCGAGTTCCCGACCAGATCCGCGCGCCGGCCCGCAAGGTCACAGCGGTTCATCGGCAGGCGCGAAGCCTTCCCCACGTCGTCATAGTCCCCGCCACAGGCGCGTGAGGCGGCCGATGTAGGGGCGGGGCTGATAGGGGTCGAAGTCGGGTGTGGCGTCCAGCCGGCGCAGCAGGTGGAACTGGTGGGGTGCGCGCTGGAGGTCGCGGATGGGGGCCCATTCGTCGGCGACGGGCCACTGATTCAGCTGGGTTTGGATACCGGGGTGCCATTGCTCCCAGGTCTTGGCACTGACCCAGCCCAGCTGGCGCAGTTCCAGCTCGTCCTCACAAAGCCGCAAGTACAGTCGTACGGCTCTGAGTTCCTCGCCGACGCATTCCGTGCCGTCCTCCTCGGCGACGAGAGCCGATACGGGGAAGCGGTCGAGGACTTGCCAGTAGCGTGCGATGTAGGCGTCTTCGATGGTTTTGACGCGGGCTTTGGCGGCGCCGATTGAGCCGGTGATCAGTGCGCTGAGGCCGACGACTCCGGTGCCGAAGGCGACCCAGAATTCTGCTTTCACGTTGTGGTGTCCTCAGGTAATAGGGGTCGGGCAGTGCGCCGCCCGAAGGAGCAGCGCCGGGTGCGGGTGTTGGCGCCGTCGTAGCCGGGGAGTCGACATTGTGCGGCACCCACGACAACCGCCCCCCCCGTACCCGGTTCTGCCCCTGCGACCCAAGCCAACAGTGGCCACTGACAAGCCCGGGCGATCAGGCGCGGCACCGGGTGGAGCGTCAGACCTGCCGCCGCAGCCACGAGTCGAGAGCCGCGAAGTCGCCCTCGGTCAGACCGCGGCGGGGATCGACGCGATGGAGCAGGGCGGCGACCCAGGTCCGATCGGTGTCGGTGATCTCGTCGTCGACCCACGCGAACGCGCGCCCGGCCGCCCGATCGACGAGTGCGCGGGTCTTCCAGTGCAGGCCGCTTGCCTCGTCCTGGTCATCGAGGGCGGACGGCTCCGGCCAGACCATCACCGGCAGTTGCGGCAGACCCAGGCGAGGGGCCACGCGCTCGTTCGCGTCGTCCATCCACGTCGTCGCCCAGACGACCTCGCACGGGAGCGCCGCCAGCCGGGGCCCGTGCCCGGGGTCCATCCGGGTCAGCAGCGGATTCACGCCGGCGCCGAGCGGTTCGCCGTCCACCGCGTACGTCGGATACCGCTTCGGCGGCCCTCCGAACGGGATCAGCGGGCCATCGACATCGAGGAACAGCAGCGGAAGCCGCGCGGAGCCGGTCATGAGCGCACGATAGCGACAGATCCCGACGAGCCGCAGCCGGGCCCCGGGGGCGCCCCGAAGCGGCCCACGCAGTGCCACACCCGCTTGAGCGCCTGCTCGTCGTGGCGCCCGGAGCGGACCGCGTCCCCGACGACGCGCGGATCGAGCCGCCCGTCCCGGGCGATCGCCACGCCGAGGTCGACGTACTCCTGCCCGCGGTAGCCGGGATGGCGCCGGAGCTCGGCGACGGCGAGGCTGAACCCCGGATGCCATTCGACCGGGCAGCGAAGGCGCCGCGCCGAGGCTTCCACGGCCGTACCGCGGTAGCAGGGGTCGAGGACCAGGGCCTCCACATCGCGGTCGAGCCGGACCGGCCCGTGCACGTGAGCCTCGACGTAGTCGTCGAGCGCGTCCTGACCGTCGGACTCGGCGAGTCCGATCAACGCCATGCGGGCCGCGACACCGAAGGCGGACGGCTCCAGGAAGCTGTCCGGATAGCAGAACGTGGTCCGCTCCAGCGTCTCGGCGGCCAGCCGGAAGTGGGCGGACCCGAACCGCGGTGCCCCGCCGACCACCTTGCGGCGGAAGTTCAGCGCTCCGTAGACCGGCCGGGCAGCCGCGGGCTCCCCGTCGTACGCCGCGCCGAAGATCCGGCTCTCCCAGCGCCAGCGGTCCCCGCCGGGGTGGGCGGTCAAGCCCCCGTTGCTCGTGCCCGTGACGAACTGCGAGTGGTACGTGCCGTCTTCGGCCAAGGCCTCGAGGATCGGCCTGCCGCCCGCCAAACGGTCCGGGTGGAAGTTGAGGGTCACCCGCAGCCTCGGATCCAAGGGGCCGCCGGACGACCGCTCCGCCACGTGGCGCAGGGCCTGTTCGTGAGGCGCGGGCAAGGCTCGGGAGTTCATCGGCCCAGTGTCGCCGAGTCAGGCGGCGGCGTTCGGGCCCTGAGTGGCCTTGACGTGCTGCATCGCGGTCAGCTTGCGCACGAAGAGCACGGCCAGCCCCGCGGCCACGACGGTGGTCAGGTCCGCCACCGTGCCGAAGGAGAAGACGTCGCGGAACTCCTCGGGCGTCCCGGCCGCCGCGTACCGCCGCGCGAAGTTCCAGCCGAGGATGACGCTGGCGACGAAGGTCAGCCACCAGGCGACCACCGCGGTGCCCGAGGTCTCCCGGTAGGAGCCGTCGCTCGCGTACTGGGTGCTGGCGTCCCAGGTCTCCCGCGCCGTGCGGTACGGCAGGAAGAAGTTCGCGAGCGGGACGAACCAGCCGCCGATGGCCCAGCCCGCGGACTGGCTGAAGCCGTCGGGGCGGAACACCTGGCCGTTGCAGCGGACCCGGTGGAACCACATGAGGAAGACCACGAGCGTGGCCAGGTGGACCCCTCGCAGCGCGAAACCGGTCAGGGTGGTGAGGGAGTCGACGAGGTCGAGGCCGTCTGCCTGGATGGCGGTGGCGGCAGTGAAGAGGCTCGTGCTCCAGCGGTGGTCCGCGATGAGCGTGGGGCAGAGTGGGGAGCATGACGACGTACGAGACGATGGCGTTCCACCTTGAGACCGAGCGGCTGATACTGCGGCCGTGGGCGGAGTCGGATGCCGCCGAGTTCTGTGCCCTCCTCTCCGAACGCGGCAAGGGGACCCCCACGGTCGAGCACATCCGGACGTCCATCGCGGAGCTGCTCACCGCGACGGCGGAGACGGGGATCGCCCTGTTGCCCATCCAGCGCCGTGACGAAGGGGACTTCATCGGCTACTGCGGGCTGATCATCGGCCGCTCCACCCTGGAGGAGCCGGAAATCGCGTACGAGCTGTTCCGGCACGCGCACGGGCGCGGCTACGCCACCGAAGCGGCCGGGGCGGTGGTCGATGCCGCTGGCGCGACCGGGCGGAAACGTCTCTGGTCGACCGTCGGCACGTGGAACACACCGTCGCTCCGCGTCCTGGAGAAGCTCGGCTTCGATCGGGACCGCGTTGCCACGGACGACCGCGGTGAGCACGTATGGCTCACACGCTCGTTGCCGTGACGTCGACGTCGACGTCGACGTCACGGCAACGACCGGGACGGGCCGGAAGGGTCCGTATCGTAGGCGCGAAGGCCGGTGATTCAGAGTCGGGGGCAGGGTGCAGGTCGGGGATCACACCAGGTGGGGCCGGGGTTTCCCGGTGAAGTACCTCCTGGTCCAAGAGGACGAGAACGGCGTGGAGCAGCTCTGGGGGAGGTGCGCGGGCGTCGAAGGGCTGTTCGTCGAACCGGTCCCGCTGCCGCGGGAGGTCGTCACCCTTCGCGGATGCAGCCCCGACGGCGCGCTGAAGGACGTTCTCGCCGAGCCCGATGCCTCGTTCCGGGGGCTCGGTGAGGTGTGCGTCGAGGTCTGGGACGAAGAGCGGCCCGTGCAGTGGTGGACCCTCGTCGACGCGGTGGTGGTGGCCCATCAACCGCACCCGGCGGACCCGGCGCGGTACGACATCGTGGTCGGCGCCGGAGTCATGGCCGACGTGGGGGCGCCGGTACGGTCGGCGGAACCGCGCTTCGAAATCTTCGGGGGAAGGCCGACCGGGAGCATGGGTCGGTGCACCGATGTCGGGGGACTGTTCGGGCCGCGGGCGGAGCCGGCTCCCGTCCCCCTGGAGCTGATCGGATGCGAGGCCGTGGAGCCGCTGCTGACGGGGACTCAGCAACCGCGCCGCTGGACGGGGAACGGGGCCGACCTCCTGGTGCTGGACCGCCACGGTGCGGTGATGGCCTCCTGCGCGGTGGGTCTGGACGTCGACGGAGCGCGCCCGTCCGTGCTCGGCGGCGGTCTCGAGGACATCACCCTCGCCGACGGCGGGGAGGACCGGCCGTCGCCGGCGGTCCGCCCGGTCTGGGAGCAGTGGTACCAGGGCCCGCCGGCCGAGCCCAACGGGTGGGCTCCGTACGACTCACAGGGCAGGGAAGCGTGGTTGGAACTCAGCACCCGTGCCTGGCGGGTGCCCGTGCCCCGGCCGGACCGGTCCGGCGGTGAGCACCACCTCGACGGCCGGTTCGTCACGGACGTGCCCGGCGTGCACTGCGCGATCGCCGAGGCGCTGCTCGGGCCCGGGCGCTATTTCGGCAGGGAGTGGAACGCCTTCAAGGACTGCCTGGGCGGCGGATTCGGAGTGGTCCCGCCCTTCACCTTGATCTGGCACGACTCCGAGATCGCGCGCCGCGCACTCGCGGACGTCGTGGAGGACCTGGAGGGTCGGATCCCCTTCTTCGAGGAGACGGTGCGGCTCCTCGAACGACGGGGAGTCACCGTCGTGCTCCGGTGAGCCGCGGGGATCGGGAGCGGGGCGCGCCCACCGATCGTGCAGGGACAGCCGTCTTGAGGATTCGACTCGCGATCTGTGGAAGCGTGGCCGCGCTCACCGTGTGCGCGGGCACGGTGGCGGTGGCACCCGCACCGGACGGGGCAAGCGAGGCCGGCACCGTCCCGGCCGGCAGCACGAGTCCGTCGGCCCCCTTGCGTCCCCGGGAACTGAAGTTCGCCATGGACGGGGTCCACCGCGCGGGGACACCGGGGGTGTTCGCCGAAGTCCGCGACGCCGGCCGGACATGGCGCGGCGCTTCGGGAGTCGCCGACGTCGCGACCGGCCGTCCCGTCACACCCGACGGCGGCGCCAGTGCGGGTGCCGGTGCCGGGCGTGCCTCGCGGACACAGGCCCTCGTCCCGTAGGAGTCCGTACGGGTTCGGGGAATCAGGCCGGTGACGCCAGGAGTTCCTCCGCCGCGAGCACGGCGTCGTGCGCGGTGGGCCGGCCCATCAGGACGCACAGGGTGTACGCCGCGTCGTCCATGGCGCGCAGGGCGCCGGGGTCCGCGGGCGTGGCCGCCAGACGGGCCTGGCAGCCGCGAAGGCGCGAGAGGACCTCTTCGGCGCGGGTGCGGCTCGGCAGGACTCCGGTCCGCGCTTCGGCCGCGCGGCTCGGGGTCCGTGCCGCCGTGACGGCGTGGCGCAGGGCCCGTTCCAGGAGCGCCGGCAGCGGCGTACCGCCGGGGCCCGCGGCCATTGCCGCCGCGACGTCCAGCACGTTCACGTCGGCGAGGTCGGCCGCTGCCGCCAGGATCTTCTCCGCGTCGCGGACGGAGCACGGTGTCGTGGCCATCAGCATGCCCACGGCCGATGCCGCCGTCGGCCGTGCGAGCAGCGGTCTGCCCGGAGAGCCCTGGAGATCGGCTGGGTGAGACATGGGGGGATCCCTTCGATCCGAGGCCGCGAGGAGCGAGCGGGCACGTACGGCACGTACGGCACGTACGGCACGTAGCGCGGGTGGGGCGCAGCGCGGGTGGGGCGCGTACGGCACGTAGGGAAGCTATGCCCCGGTTCGGCCGCCCGGCACACGGCACGCTCCATCTGGGGGAACCCCCGACCGCCCGGTCCGGGTTCCGGGGTGCTCCCTGCCCGATCAGGTGGGGGAGGGTTCGAGACCGAGGGCGCGGGCGCGTTCGGCGCGGCCTTCGATGAGGTGGCGGAAGCCGGCCAGGGCGTAGCGCTCGCCGGTGGAGGAGCCGGGTCCGGGGATGCCGGCGACGGTGGCCATGAACTGCTGGGGCTGGGCCTGCCAGCCGACGGCCAGGACGCGCAGGCCGAGGCATTCGGCCCGGCGGTGCAGGTCGAGGAGGAGGAGCAGGCCCGCCGTGTCCATGTACGGCACGTGGTGCAGGTCGACCATCAGGACCGCGGTGTCGGCGGTGATGTCCCGCAGGGCCTGGTGCAGCGCCGGTGCGGCGGAGGCGTCCA harbors:
- a CDS encoding DUF4328 domain-containing protein translates to MADHRWSTSLFTAATAIQADGLDLVDSLTTLTGFALRGVHLATLVVFLMWFHRVRCNGQVFRPDGFSQSAGWAIGGWFVPLANFFLPYRTARETWDASTQYASDGSYRETSGTAVVAWWLTFVASVILGWNFARRYAAAGTPEEFRDVFSFGTVADLTTVVAAGLAVLFVRKLTAMQHVKATQGPNAAA
- a CDS encoding GNAT family N-acetyltransferase, coding for MTTYETMAFHLETERLILRPWAESDAAEFCALLSERGKGTPTVEHIRTSIAELLTATAETGIALLPIQRRDEGDFIGYCGLIIGRSTLEEPEIAYELFRHAHGRGYATEAAGAVVDAAGATGRKRLWSTVGTWNTPSLRVLEKLGFDRDRVATDDRGEHVWLTRSLP
- a CDS encoding barstar family protein, with amino-acid sequence MKYLLVQEDENGVEQLWGRCAGVEGLFVEPVPLPREVVTLRGCSPDGALKDVLAEPDASFRGLGEVCVEVWDEERPVQWWTLVDAVVVAHQPHPADPARYDIVVGAGVMADVGAPVRSAEPRFEIFGGRPTGSMGRCTDVGGLFGPRAEPAPVPLELIGCEAVEPLLTGTQQPRRWTGNGADLLVLDRHGAVMASCAVGLDVDGARPSVLGGGLEDITLADGGEDRPSPAVRPVWEQWYQGPPAEPNGWAPYDSQGREAWLELSTRAWRVPVPRPDRSGGEHHLDGRFVTDVPGVHCAIAEALLGPGRYFGREWNAFKDCLGGGFGVVPPFTLIWHDSEIARRALADVVEDLEGRIPFFEETVRLLERRGVTVVLR
- a CDS encoding DUF5133 domain-containing protein, whose product is MSHPADLQGSPGRPLLARPTAASAVGMLMATTPCSVRDAEKILAAAADLADVNVLDVAAAMAAGPGGTPLPALLERALRHAVTAARTPSRAAEARTGVLPSRTRAEEVLSRLRGCQARLAATPADPGALRAMDDAAYTLCVLMGRPTAHDAVLAAEELLASPA
- a CDS encoding STAS domain-containing protein, coding for MAASFTTETECRGNTVLISAIGSLDASAAPALHQALRDITADTAVLMVDLHHVPYMDTAGLLLLLDLHRRAECLGLRVLAVGWQAQPQQFMATVAGIPGPGSSTGERYALAGFRHLIEGRAERARALGLEPSPT